One Pectobacterium polaris DNA window includes the following coding sequences:
- a CDS encoding non-ribosomal peptide synthetase, with the protein MMKNRKTVFEIISEWSLKSPDKTAVEFNGDRLNYQQLEFQSRLLADYLLSHYPDNKRGRIAVYLEPGVMMPVVLLAILKAGHTYVPLSHFHPSERIIQILEDSSTFLLISTRTMLNKTAIDKVFPSTLVLEDIHYPAESVATLPPVCENDLAYILYTSGSTGKPKGVAIEHRNLSYYLNWFNEDVWPETRATLPLTSTLSFAAAVTQLYAPLLRGDTLFILPADSLNEPEVLLRWHQQHSDGAIYCVPTVWDELLRYQASSSHVWALPKTVFLSGEPVSFDLKERTFQQIPDVRLFNLYGPTETTANCSFAELRPGKNVTLGKALRGSEIMIVDESLRPVAEGEEGEICAFGEGVARGYINRDELTQQRFFTHVRADKRYWGHRTGDLGKMTPEGEILYLGRIDRQIKINGIRIEPEEVEIVLRQHGDIDKALVRPIQENGRQRLVAYLVNRNPSLATNDLRRFLQDKLPRAMHPSHFIMLETLPKLPNGKLDVSRLPEPCPQRPELGYPVKTAGNELEQELIDIWQEVLGFRELGANDNFFDLGGDSLQAMKARLLIRKRLFSEIDYPLFFNNATPHLLAFIVPYYVNDDEPAFNENNADIEALAPSSQQRYFLTLDQLSPEPSAYQLAFRLTIKGPLDESAVEWSIRRILEGNPVLRTRFDLDRLQCLEGDYPIEAIPIERLTAFSPDGGKNTLSDRRLLELISTPEMDVEHSPLICFHLISLTTQRHILLGRVHHTVFDHDAIGLFFHQFVDYVRAYSAGDRSYRIGSEARYLCYRQQQRRTKDQCYPRERQFWLDKMEDYLTAGADATAFPLSDSQDGENYWCILSDTLTQAIKHYAQQHRTTPFVCMLTAFTQLLKTTNYRHVPIGIPVSNRMLTENATTIGCFVNMVAYYDDSPAQESFSTLLARSQNKIHAILDNQTLPYDVLMADVRTKGWSDKLRFPVSFNYLTAMPPAVQINENTYQIADIANHQARLDLTLSVYDDEALTLCFNYQKAAFKTEEIAALSHQYHQILMDIVQPNTAPLCSNL; encoded by the coding sequence ATGATGAAGAATAGAAAAACGGTCTTTGAAATTATCTCTGAATGGTCACTGAAAAGTCCCGATAAGACGGCGGTGGAATTTAATGGCGACAGGCTGAATTATCAACAACTAGAATTTCAGTCGCGCCTTTTGGCCGATTATTTGTTATCACATTACCCGGATAATAAACGTGGCAGAATCGCCGTCTATCTGGAGCCTGGTGTGATGATGCCCGTGGTCTTGCTGGCTATTTTAAAAGCAGGACATACCTATGTTCCGCTCTCGCATTTTCATCCGTCAGAAAGAATCATTCAAATTCTTGAGGACTCTTCGACGTTTTTGCTTATTTCCACGCGAACGATGTTAAATAAAACGGCTATCGATAAGGTTTTTCCCTCCACGCTGGTATTAGAGGATATCCATTATCCTGCTGAGTCTGTGGCCACATTGCCGCCCGTTTGCGAAAACGACCTTGCTTATATTCTCTATACCTCCGGTTCTACAGGGAAACCAAAAGGGGTGGCCATTGAACACCGGAACCTGAGTTATTATCTGAACTGGTTTAATGAAGATGTGTGGCCAGAGACCCGTGCGACGCTCCCTCTGACATCGACACTCAGCTTTGCTGCTGCGGTGACACAGCTTTATGCGCCTTTGTTGCGCGGCGACACTCTGTTTATTTTGCCTGCCGACAGCTTGAATGAGCCGGAGGTGTTATTACGCTGGCATCAGCAGCATTCAGACGGTGCCATTTATTGCGTGCCGACCGTTTGGGATGAACTGCTGCGCTATCAGGCATCTTCTTCTCACGTGTGGGCATTACCTAAAACGGTTTTTCTCTCTGGCGAGCCTGTCTCTTTTGATTTAAAAGAGCGTACGTTCCAGCAGATTCCTGATGTCAGGCTCTTTAATCTGTATGGTCCGACGGAAACGACGGCCAACTGCTCATTTGCTGAATTAAGGCCGGGGAAAAATGTGACGCTCGGTAAGGCACTGCGTGGCAGCGAAATTATGATTGTGGATGAGAGTCTGCGTCCCGTGGCTGAAGGGGAGGAAGGGGAAATTTGCGCGTTCGGTGAAGGCGTCGCCCGTGGCTATATTAACCGCGACGAATTAACGCAGCAGCGTTTCTTCACCCATGTTCGAGCCGATAAACGCTATTGGGGACACCGTACCGGCGATCTAGGGAAAATGACGCCAGAAGGGGAGATCCTGTATCTGGGACGTATCGATCGTCAGATTAAGATTAATGGCATTCGTATCGAGCCTGAAGAAGTCGAAATCGTGTTACGTCAGCATGGCGATATCGACAAGGCGCTGGTGCGGCCGATTCAGGAAAACGGACGTCAGCGTCTGGTGGCCTATCTGGTGAACCGTAACCCGTCGCTTGCCACGAACGATCTGCGCCGCTTCTTGCAGGATAAACTGCCGCGAGCGATGCATCCGTCCCACTTTATTATGCTGGAAACCCTGCCCAAATTGCCTAACGGGAAATTGGATGTGAGCCGGCTTCCAGAGCCGTGTCCGCAGCGCCCTGAGTTGGGATATCCGGTTAAAACCGCAGGTAATGAGCTGGAACAGGAACTGATCGATATCTGGCAAGAGGTGCTTGGCTTTCGCGAACTCGGCGCTAACGATAACTTTTTCGATTTAGGGGGCGATTCGCTTCAGGCGATGAAAGCCCGTCTACTGATTAGAAAACGGCTGTTTAGTGAAATTGATTACCCGTTATTTTTCAACAACGCGACGCCCCATCTGCTGGCTTTCATCGTCCCTTACTATGTTAACGATGACGAACCCGCGTTTAACGAGAACAACGCGGATATCGAGGCGCTCGCACCCTCATCGCAGCAGCGTTATTTTCTGACGCTGGACCAGCTCAGCCCGGAGCCGTCGGCCTATCAATTGGCTTTCCGTCTGACGATAAAGGGCCCACTGGATGAGTCTGCCGTGGAGTGGAGTATTCGGCGTATTCTGGAAGGTAATCCGGTGTTGCGAACCCGCTTCGATCTGGATCGGCTACAGTGCCTTGAGGGCGATTATCCGATCGAGGCGATCCCGATTGAACGGCTGACGGCGTTCTCTCCCGATGGGGGAAAGAATACGCTGAGCGACCGACGGCTGCTGGAGTTGATCAGCACGCCGGAAATGGATGTAGAACACTCGCCGCTCATCTGTTTTCATCTGATTTCGCTGACAACGCAACGGCATATTTTGCTGGGACGTGTACACCATACGGTATTCGATCATGACGCTATTGGTTTGTTCTTCCATCAGTTTGTTGATTACGTCCGTGCTTATAGCGCGGGCGATCGCAGCTATCGAATAGGCAGTGAAGCGCGCTATCTGTGCTATCGGCAACAGCAGCGGCGCACCAAAGATCAATGCTATCCGAGAGAACGCCAGTTCTGGCTGGATAAGATGGAGGATTACTTGACTGCGGGAGCCGATGCGACGGCATTCCCGCTTAGTGACAGCCAGGACGGAGAAAATTATTGGTGCATTTTGTCAGATACGCTGACGCAAGCGATAAAGCACTATGCCCAACAGCATCGCACGACACCGTTTGTCTGCATGCTGACCGCTTTTACCCAACTGCTCAAAACGACAAACTATCGTCATGTTCCCATCGGTATTCCGGTGTCGAACCGTATGTTGACTGAAAACGCCACCACAATAGGCTGTTTCGTTAATATGGTGGCTTACTACGACGATTCGCCGGCTCAGGAGTCTTTCAGCACGCTTCTGGCCCGCAGTCAGAATAAGATCCATGCGATTTTGGACAATCAGACGTTGCCTTATGATGTATTAATGGCCGATGTCCGGACTAAAGGATGGTCTGATAAGCTACGTTTTCCTGTCAGTTTTAACTATCTGACGGCCATGCCGCCAGCCGTACAGATCAATGAAAATACCTATCAGATTGCGGATATTGCTAATCATCAGGCGCGGCTGGATTTAACGCTCTCTGTTTATGATGATGAGGCTCTGACGCTGTGTTTTAATTATCAGAAAGCGGCTTTTAAAACGGAAGAGATTGCTGCGCTGTCTCATCAGTACCATCAAATTCTGATGGATATCGTACAGCCAAATACGGCTCCCTTGTGTAGTAACCTGTAG
- a CDS encoding DUF2589 domain-containing protein, translating to MSFKNWVMGKNKKTENGDNTKKENLHSTRNDNITSSKAITLADIARGMQHAATAANQFIAHQYQQTLEPFFERDADGVLTPKTVAIQLDPRHHVELPLVALSTPRGLMLEKMKVRMTVRTDAVSQDEITSSLDQHNITNFHVSMSPSGKNKKGRNSQHVDIEMQFTALDPPESIMRLIDEYTNLVLPKITQEEKNNG from the coding sequence ATGTCATTCAAGAACTGGGTAATGGGGAAAAATAAAAAAACAGAAAATGGCGATAATACCAAAAAAGAAAATCTCCATTCCACACGGAACGATAACATAACCTCATCAAAGGCAATAACGCTAGCAGATATTGCTCGCGGCATGCAGCATGCTGCCACCGCCGCCAATCAATTTATCGCTCATCAATATCAGCAAACACTCGAGCCTTTTTTTGAACGTGACGCTGATGGCGTGTTAACCCCAAAGACAGTTGCGATTCAACTCGATCCCCGGCATCACGTCGAACTGCCACTGGTTGCGCTTTCTACCCCAAGGGGGTTGATGCTGGAAAAAATGAAAGTGCGAATGACGGTGAGAACCGATGCGGTCAGCCAGGACGAAATAACCTCATCTTTAGACCAGCATAACATCACTAATTTTCACGTCAGCATGTCGCCTTCAGGCAAAAACAAAAAAGGCAGAAATAGCCAACACGTCGATATAGAAATGCAATTCACTGCATTGGATCCTCCAGAAAGCATCATGCGGTTAATTGATGAATACACCAATCTCGTTCTCCCCAAAATAACTCAAGAGGAAAAAAACAATGGCTAA
- a CDS encoding type I polyketide synthase — MKQQEQFRDKDIAIVGMSARFPGAEDTTIFWQNLLDGVETISTFSEEELRESGIEEEMIASPNYIRRRGILGNAQHFDANFFDITPRDAEIMDPQHRVFLECCWHAFEDAGYVPATYSGKVGIFGGTGTAWHLSKANAHPEVQKYASGASVVTNNDKDYVTTRVSYKLNLKGPSVNVQTACSTAMVAVVMGMNSLLNGESDLIVAGGVSVDTPERRGYSYMQGGMESADGRCYAFDSRANGTVFSRGAGVVLLKRLNDAVRDGDHIYAVLKGGAVNNDGNLKAGFTAPSINGQIAVAKQAIANAQLDPATINFVEAHGTATALGDPIEFTSLTQTFQEYTDKTQYCRLGSVKTNIGHTDAASGMASLIKASLALETGKLPASLHFESPNPNIEFETSPFIMNTELSELEPSETPHRALVNSFGVGGTNACIILEAAPSLKAGDAHDDSLLVLPFSAKSRTALEDMKHRLREYLSAHDDANLADIAYTLQVGRQKFSHSTAIIGKDRDSLLAKLDQPSLVVTQQGKNQKSVVFMFPGQGNQYVNMARELYDTYDVFRASMDQCCDYLEPILDVNLTSIIFQDSDDIAESRINETQFTQPSLFVVEYSLAKLWMSWGIQPDVMIGHSVGEYVAACLSGVFSLEDALKAVAMRGKMVQALPAGDMLAVLLDEESLKAKLHGSKLEIAAVNYPGLCVIAGASNDVTRFQQQLEDSNIFCKHLDTSHAFHSHMMEPMLPAFKKVIDSITLHAPQIPFVSTVNGEWVTEALAKNSDYWVRHVRNPVLFSHAFKTLMAEEHHDFVFLEVGPGRSLESSAKQHFSAEDGALIYASLPTAKDVALSGEHLLSTLGALWASGVNVPWHQHHPEQHRRRIPLPGYPFERKRFALPALSSASNDMQSEQSVKAKKRKQADIGDWFYMPTWKKTIPAKYMAGKRVDAENTCWLLLTDTLGIAERAKQLLEKDGHKVFFVSPGTQYQEALSEGRYTLDASSRADYVRLLKSLTEQGLRPSRILYLWNLTAAEQVQPLEHTYLSSPLNTFYPALYLQQALVNENLLDDLHVTFATSNTFSVMGERIASPENALLVGPSRVFYHEYPEVQCHLVDIDLKQNAEQLDEFAHSLIAESHIATHGNLVAYRGNQRWEESYQAVHLEEDTIGDPAEIKHDGVYLITGGLGGLGILVANHLSETSNATIILTYRSALPPREAWHHWIQQHPVDDPTSEKLASILRLEAHGNAVHLAQVDVCDYQGMRDMLSTFPQIDGVFHTAGVPGGGIIPLKSDTDCANVLDPKVAGSLILDELLRDKQPDFFILFSSITAIVGDEARIDYCSGNAFMDSFAHYRNQHRRGRSVSINWGQWGDVGMAARWNKQLEEKKNSKIPVAEAISGIYSRSLHVKICRKAIRSISP; from the coding sequence ATGAAACAGCAAGAACAGTTCCGCGATAAGGATATTGCCATTGTAGGAATGTCGGCTCGATTTCCCGGCGCAGAAGATACCACGATATTTTGGCAAAACTTGTTAGACGGCGTGGAGACGATCAGCACATTCAGTGAAGAAGAACTGAGGGAGTCAGGCATTGAAGAAGAAATGATCGCCTCGCCCAACTATATTCGCCGCCGGGGCATTCTGGGTAACGCACAGCACTTTGACGCTAATTTTTTTGATATTACGCCCCGCGATGCCGAAATTATGGATCCACAGCATCGTGTCTTTTTGGAATGTTGCTGGCACGCGTTTGAAGATGCCGGCTACGTCCCTGCTACCTACTCTGGGAAAGTCGGCATATTCGGCGGAACGGGAACCGCCTGGCATTTGAGTAAAGCGAATGCCCATCCTGAAGTGCAGAAGTACGCCAGCGGTGCATCAGTCGTCACCAACAATGATAAAGACTACGTAACAACCCGAGTGTCTTACAAGCTTAACCTCAAAGGGCCGAGCGTTAACGTACAGACCGCCTGTTCAACTGCGATGGTCGCCGTCGTGATGGGCATGAACAGCCTGCTGAATGGGGAAAGCGATCTGATCGTCGCGGGCGGCGTTTCCGTGGATACGCCAGAGCGCCGAGGTTACTCCTATATGCAAGGCGGCATGGAATCCGCCGATGGCCGCTGCTATGCCTTCGACTCCCGGGCCAACGGTACGGTGTTCAGTCGTGGTGCTGGCGTGGTGTTATTGAAACGTCTGAATGACGCCGTACGCGACGGCGACCATATTTACGCCGTGCTGAAAGGCGGCGCAGTGAATAACGATGGTAACCTGAAAGCCGGTTTTACCGCACCGAGCATCAACGGGCAAATCGCCGTTGCCAAACAGGCGATCGCCAATGCGCAGCTTGATCCCGCTACCATCAACTTTGTTGAAGCTCACGGCACCGCAACGGCGCTGGGCGATCCTATTGAATTCACCTCACTCACACAGACGTTTCAGGAATACACGGATAAAACGCAGTATTGCCGTCTGGGATCGGTGAAAACCAACATTGGCCATACGGACGCGGCGTCAGGCATGGCTAGCCTCATCAAAGCCTCACTGGCGCTGGAAACCGGCAAACTGCCAGCCTCGCTTCATTTCGAATCGCCAAACCCTAACATTGAGTTTGAAACCAGCCCGTTCATCATGAACACCGAACTCAGTGAGTTGGAACCGTCGGAAACACCGCATCGCGCGCTGGTGAACTCTTTTGGCGTCGGCGGAACCAATGCCTGCATCATTCTGGAAGCGGCACCGTCGCTAAAAGCGGGCGATGCTCATGACGACAGTCTGCTGGTTTTGCCTTTCTCCGCGAAAAGCCGCACGGCGCTGGAAGACATGAAACATCGCCTGCGTGAGTATCTCAGCGCGCATGACGATGCCAATCTGGCAGATATCGCCTACACCTTGCAGGTTGGGAGACAAAAATTCTCTCACAGCACGGCTATTATCGGGAAGGATCGCGATTCCCTGCTGGCCAAGCTGGATCAGCCTTCACTGGTGGTGACGCAGCAAGGAAAAAATCAAAAATCCGTCGTGTTTATGTTCCCCGGACAGGGCAACCAATACGTCAATATGGCGCGAGAACTGTACGACACCTACGATGTTTTCCGCGCGAGCATGGACCAATGCTGTGACTATCTGGAGCCAATTCTGGACGTCAATCTGACGTCGATTATCTTTCAGGACAGCGACGATATCGCCGAGTCCCGCATCAATGAAACCCAGTTTACCCAGCCGTCCCTGTTCGTGGTGGAGTACAGTCTGGCAAAACTGTGGATGTCGTGGGGCATTCAGCCGGATGTCATGATCGGTCACAGCGTGGGGGAATACGTAGCAGCCTGCCTGTCCGGCGTGTTCTCACTGGAAGATGCACTGAAAGCCGTCGCGATGCGGGGCAAGATGGTACAGGCATTACCCGCGGGAGATATGCTTGCCGTCCTGCTCGATGAAGAAAGTCTGAAGGCCAAACTTCACGGCAGCAAGCTGGAAATTGCGGCAGTTAACTACCCTGGATTATGCGTCATCGCTGGTGCTTCAAACGATGTCACGCGTTTCCAGCAGCAGTTGGAAGACAGCAATATTTTCTGCAAACATCTGGATACCTCGCATGCTTTCCACTCACACATGATGGAACCCATGCTGCCTGCCTTCAAAAAGGTCATTGATAGCATCACGTTGCACGCGCCACAGATCCCATTTGTGTCTACCGTTAACGGCGAATGGGTGACGGAAGCGCTGGCGAAGAACAGCGACTACTGGGTGCGTCACGTACGCAACCCGGTACTGTTCTCTCATGCTTTCAAAACGCTGATGGCTGAAGAACATCACGATTTCGTGTTCCTTGAAGTCGGACCGGGGCGCTCGCTGGAATCGTCCGCCAAGCAGCATTTCAGCGCAGAAGACGGCGCGTTGATTTATGCCTCCTTGCCAACGGCGAAAGACGTGGCCTTATCCGGCGAACATCTCCTGTCGACGCTTGGTGCGCTTTGGGCCAGCGGCGTAAACGTTCCCTGGCATCAGCATCATCCAGAACAGCACCGTCGCCGCATCCCGCTGCCGGGCTACCCTTTCGAGCGTAAACGCTTCGCCCTGCCAGCCCTGTCGTCAGCCAGTAATGACATGCAGAGTGAGCAATCCGTTAAGGCTAAAAAGCGGAAACAGGCGGATATCGGCGATTGGTTCTATATGCCGACCTGGAAGAAAACCATTCCGGCGAAATACATGGCGGGCAAACGCGTTGACGCTGAGAACACCTGCTGGCTGCTCCTGACGGATACGCTGGGTATCGCCGAACGTGCGAAGCAGCTGCTGGAAAAGGACGGGCATAAGGTCTTTTTCGTCAGCCCGGGAACGCAGTATCAGGAAGCGCTTTCCGAAGGCCGCTACACCCTCGATGCATCCTCGCGTGCCGACTATGTCCGGCTACTGAAAAGCCTGACAGAACAAGGGCTACGCCCATCACGTATCCTGTATTTATGGAACCTGACGGCGGCGGAACAGGTCCAGCCGCTTGAGCACACTTATCTCTCCTCACCGCTGAACACGTTCTACCCTGCCCTCTATCTCCAGCAGGCGCTGGTGAACGAGAATTTGCTGGACGATCTGCATGTGACCTTCGCCACCAGCAACACGTTCAGCGTGATGGGGGAGCGCATCGCTTCACCAGAGAATGCGTTACTGGTCGGGCCGTCACGCGTGTTCTATCACGAGTATCCTGAAGTGCAATGCCACCTGGTGGATATCGATCTTAAACAAAACGCCGAACAGCTTGATGAGTTTGCCCACAGTCTGATTGCAGAAAGCCATATCGCAACACACGGCAATCTGGTGGCTTACCGCGGCAACCAGCGCTGGGAAGAAAGTTATCAAGCCGTGCATTTGGAAGAGGACACGATAGGCGATCCTGCTGAGATAAAACATGACGGCGTTTACCTCATTACCGGTGGCCTTGGCGGTCTGGGAATACTGGTCGCCAATCATCTGAGTGAGACAAGTAATGCAACGATAATTCTGACGTATCGTTCCGCTCTACCGCCGCGTGAAGCATGGCACCATTGGATCCAACAGCATCCGGTTGACGATCCTACCAGTGAAAAACTGGCAAGCATTTTACGTCTGGAAGCACATGGCAACGCAGTGCATTTAGCACAGGTGGATGTTTGTGACTATCAGGGAATGCGCGACATGCTATCCACATTCCCACAGATCGATGGGGTGTTCCATACTGCAGGTGTACCAGGCGGCGGCATCATTCCTTTGAAGAGTGACACCGATTGCGCCAACGTGCTCGATCCTAAAGTCGCAGGTTCGCTCATTCTGGATGAGCTGCTGCGGGACAAGCAGCCTGACTTCTTTATTCTGTTCTCTTCCATTACCGCAATTGTGGGTGATGAAGCCCGTATCGATTACTGCTCGGGTAACGCGTTTATGGATTCCTTTGCGCATTATCGCAACCAGCATCGTCGTGGCCGTTCAGTATCAATAAATTGGGGACAATGGGGCGATGTCGGTATGGCTGCCCGTTGGAACAAACAGTTAGAAGAGAAGAAAAATAGCAAAATACCTGTCGCTGAGGCAATCTCGGGGATTTACTCACGCTCATTGCACGTGAAAATATGCAGGAAAGCTATCAGGTCAATCTCACCGTAA
- a CDS encoding phosphopantetheine-binding protein: MSNDKAILPSEIEKNIISIWRTVLNNPKVSIQENFFDAGGNSLLMSKVYREIKNKMESPISIVDLFQYPTVQMLSKRISEIHAGKLSSKK; encoded by the coding sequence ATGTCAAACGACAAAGCAATATTACCTTCCGAGATAGAGAAAAATATTATTTCTATCTGGCGGACCGTACTCAATAATCCGAAGGTCTCCATTCAAGAGAACTTTTTCGATGCAGGGGGAAATTCCCTGCTGATGTCCAAGGTTTATCGCGAAATAAAAAACAAAATGGAGTCACCTATCTCTATTGTTGATTTATTCCAATACCCAACGGTACAGATGCTAAGCAAGCGTATTAGCGAAATACACGCTGGGAAATTAAGCAGCAAGAAGTAA
- a CDS encoding amino acid adenylation domain-containing protein has product MASARVLHTLFEQQRHQTPDAIALRSDTETLTYRQLDQRANAMASDLLQRGVKPKDVVGIYLNKSPNLIVSLLGVLKTGACYLPLDPYYPHERLDYMINHADARLVITDNAHALTLAPSHREIVDINQIDLSVQATPTLPSVSEEQLCYVMYTSGSTGTPKGVMVSHRTVVNYLAWMQSAFVLQHEDVVLNQSTFSFDVSVWEIFWPLIAGASCAVITEDAKYDPQLLAEFMHRQQVTVAQFVPTALRVIVDAEVLSRCTSLCHIFSGGEALDQTLVNDLSLQYPGKIHNLYGPTEATIFACHWLCQPGAEEKIAPIGKPIPHAAAYVLDEAQQPVALGKAVNFIWRGIFWQKAICMRKS; this is encoded by the coding sequence ATGGCATCGGCAAGAGTGCTCCATACCTTATTTGAACAGCAGCGGCATCAGACGCCAGACGCCATCGCCCTGAGAAGCGATACAGAAACGTTGACCTACCGGCAATTGGATCAGCGAGCAAATGCAATGGCGAGCGATCTATTACAGCGGGGCGTAAAGCCGAAGGATGTTGTCGGTATTTATTTAAATAAAAGCCCGAATCTGATCGTCAGCCTGCTCGGCGTATTGAAAACCGGTGCGTGCTATTTACCGCTTGATCCTTACTATCCACACGAGCGTCTGGATTACATGATCAATCATGCCGATGCGCGTCTGGTCATTACCGACAATGCACACGCGCTTACGCTGGCACCGAGCCATCGTGAGATCGTTGACATCAATCAGATCGATCTGAGCGTTCAGGCTACCCCCACGCTTCCCTCGGTCAGTGAAGAACAGCTTTGTTATGTGATGTACACCTCCGGCTCCACCGGAACGCCAAAGGGCGTCATGGTCAGCCACAGGACGGTGGTTAATTATCTGGCGTGGATGCAAAGCGCCTTCGTGCTGCAGCACGAAGATGTTGTCCTTAACCAGTCCACGTTCAGCTTTGACGTCTCAGTGTGGGAAATTTTCTGGCCGCTGATCGCCGGCGCAAGCTGTGCGGTCATTACCGAAGATGCCAAGTATGATCCGCAGCTGCTGGCTGAATTTATGCACCGTCAACAGGTCACGGTCGCACAGTTCGTACCGACGGCACTGCGCGTCATTGTGGATGCGGAGGTGCTATCCCGCTGCACCTCTCTCTGCCATATCTTTTCTGGTGGCGAAGCACTCGATCAAACGCTGGTCAACGATCTTTCCCTGCAATATCCGGGAAAGATCCACAATCTCTACGGCCCGACCGAGGCAACAATATTTGCCTGTCATTGGCTCTGCCAGCCGGGAGCAGAAGAAAAAATTGCCCCGATTGGCAAGCCCATCCCTCATGCTGCCGCTTATGTATTAGATGAAGCGCAACAGCCTGTCGCATTGGGGAAAGCGGTGAACTTTATCTGGCGGGGGATATTCTGGCAAAAGGCTATCTGCATGCGGAAAAGCTGA
- a CDS encoding lysozyme produces the protein MANIPDTINEAGLSLIKSFEGLKLTKYRDTAGKWTIGYGHLILPNENFDNGITLQEADLLLRQDLKTAEAGVQHYVNVDLNGNQFGALTSFTYNLGVENLEESTLLRLLNQGNYDAAAEQFPRWDKDGEQVVEGLLRRREAEKALFLQAITPN, from the coding sequence ATGGCTAATATTCCAGACACGATCAATGAAGCGGGTCTCTCATTGATTAAGAGTTTTGAAGGTCTGAAATTAACAAAGTATCGTGACACAGCAGGTAAATGGACGATTGGATATGGGCATTTAATACTGCCGAATGAAAATTTTGATAACGGGATTACCCTTCAGGAAGCGGATCTACTGTTACGGCAGGACTTAAAAACGGCGGAAGCTGGTGTTCAGCATTATGTGAACGTTGATCTCAACGGAAATCAATTTGGCGCATTAACGTCATTTACCTACAATCTGGGAGTTGAAAACTTAGAGGAATCGACCTTATTACGCTTGCTTAATCAGGGTAATTATGACGCCGCTGCTGAGCAATTTCCGCGCTGGGACAAAGATGGTGAGCAAGTCGTGGAAGGACTCCTTCGCCGTAGAGAAGCAGAGAAAGCACTTTTCCTACAAGCCATCACACCAAATTAA
- a CDS encoding AMP-binding enzyme, with amino-acid sequence MYKTGDWVKQRIDGVLEFIGRIDSQVKLRGHRIELAEIETHLQALPQINHAAVILERRSENAAPSLSAFYVLRHQKHIDIQEIKAHLAKTLPFFMVPSHFVALEKMPTHPNGKIDKSKLCSCVNN; translated from the coding sequence ATGTATAAAACCGGCGACTGGGTTAAGCAACGCATCGATGGCGTGCTGGAATTCATTGGCCGAATAGACAGTCAGGTTAAATTGCGCGGACACCGTATTGAGCTGGCGGAAATAGAAACGCACCTACAGGCGCTGCCGCAAATTAACCATGCTGCCGTTATTCTCGAAAGGCGCTCGGAAAACGCGGCGCCATCACTCTCAGCATTTTATGTATTACGGCATCAAAAGCACATCGATATTCAGGAGATAAAAGCGCACCTTGCCAAGACGCTGCCTTTTTTCATGGTGCCCTCGCATTTCGTTGCGTTGGAAAAAATGCCAACGCACCCCAATGGAAAAATTGATAAATCCAAGCTGTGTTCCTGCGTAAATAACTAA
- a CDS encoding DUF2589 domain-containing protein — protein MDSQFIGSVINALPLENMISGPLQAMINAQVQASKAYTDFLLSVCIQNNKAVAIQFDYDETLIDESGVAKGSVTKTMRIPLIAAITHPIISIEEGTIDFELEVTQSESSSDDTGEDGNLAASLGWGPFNVKMAGRVSHKSAQTRATDTRAKYSIHTQVKRQPAPEALMRVIDFLTDAAIRPSIPSGESTPQIAENAAPPAPAEQQEASS, from the coding sequence ATGGATTCACAATTTATCGGTTCTGTTATTAATGCGCTACCGCTGGAAAATATGATTAGCGGGCCATTACAGGCAATGATTAACGCACAGGTTCAGGCCAGCAAAGCCTATACGGATTTTCTATTGTCCGTATGCATTCAGAATAATAAAGCCGTCGCCATCCAATTCGACTACGACGAAACGCTTATTGATGAAAGCGGAGTCGCAAAAGGCTCGGTGACAAAAACGATGCGCATACCGCTCATTGCCGCGATTACCCATCCGATTATTTCTATTGAAGAAGGGACGATCGATTTCGAACTTGAAGTCACACAGAGTGAATCTTCATCCGATGACACCGGAGAAGACGGCAATCTGGCGGCGTCACTGGGATGGGGGCCGTTCAACGTCAAAATGGCCGGTCGGGTATCACACAAGTCGGCGCAGACCCGAGCGACGGACACTCGCGCCAAGTACAGCATTCACACGCAGGTAAAACGTCAACCCGCGCCTGAAGCGCTCATGCGCGTCATCGATTTTCTAACCGATGCTGCCATCAGGCCAAGCATTCCCAGTGGAGAAAGCACGCCACAGATAGCGGAAAACGCCGCGCCACCAGCACCTGCGGAGCAACAAGAAGCGTCATCATAA